DNA from Lentibacillus amyloliquefaciens:
TTCATAACTTCCAAGTTGTCACCGGACGTTTTGGCAAAACCAACACCAGGGTCAAGGACAATACGTTCCCGGGGCACCCCGGCTTGAGTCGCGATATCAATGCTTTCCTGCAAATCCTGCTTCATATCATCGATCAATGATCTGTAATTCATATTTGTCCGGTTGTGCATTAATATAATCGGGACATCAGCGGTCGCTGCAACTTCTGCTATCTCAGGCTCCCGCTTCGCTCCCCAGACATCGTTGATCATATCAGCGCCGGCCTCAATTGCCTGACGTGCTGTTTCTGCTTTATATGTGTCAATGGAAATTGGCAGGGTTACATTCTCTTTGAGCGCTCGAATAACCGGCAAAACCCGCTGAAGTTCCTCTTCCAGTGAGACCGGGTCATGATCCGGTCTCGTGGATTCGCCGCCGACATCAATCATATCTGCTCCCTCTTGTTCCATCAAAATGGCTTGTTTAACCGCTCGATCGATACTTGTGTAACTGTCGCCGTCTGAGAATGAATCAGGCGTCACATTCAGAATCCCCATTATATGTGTTCGTTCATCCAAATGAAACGTCTTTTCACGTGTCGTTAATTTCATTATGTACCATCCTTTGCATCCCAAATTATGACTAATTATATCAACAAGCTTCCGAATGGATTTGCCTCAGAAAACCTTCTAAATAATTATCGTACCACAGCATGAAAAAAAGGACTAGTGCCAGGTCATCCCGGCACCAGTCCTTCCTAACAAATGCTGATTTATTCTTCGTCATACTGGTAAAGCGGTGTGGACAGATAACGCTCGCCATTATCAGGGATTATTGCCAGTACTTTTTTCCCTTTGCCCAGCTGTTTAGCAACCTTTTTGGCTGCAGCAACTGCGGCACCGGCTGAAATACCGCCCAATATTCCTTCTTGTTTCGCTACTTCACGTGTGGTTTGAAAAGCTTCATCATTGGTAATGCGGAGCGTCTCATCATAAATAGCCGTATCCAGAATATCGGGCACAAATCCTGCACCAAGTCCCTGAATTTTGTGCGGTCCGGCAGAATCTCCCGAAAGGACAGCAGAATCATCAGGTTCAACTGCATAAAGTTTAATGCCATCGAAGTGCTCTTTCAAGACTTTGCCGGCACCGGTAATCGTCCCGCCAGTTCCAATTCCGGAAACAAACCCGTCAAGACCGTCGCCCATCTGTTTGACAATCTCCTGACCAGTTGTGCGCTCGTGCACTTCCGTATTAGCTTCATTACTAAATTGCTGCGGCATAAAATAACCGTGCTCTTGCTTTAGTTCTTCAGCCTTTTTAATGGCGCCTTTCATAGCATCTGCACCAGGGGTCAATACCAGCTCAGCCCCATAAGCACGCAGTAAGTTACGGCGCTCTTTACTCATTGTATCAGGCATCACCAATAAAGCCTTATACCCTTTTGCAGCAGCAACCATTGCCAGACCGATTCCGGTGTTGCCGCTTGTCGGCTCGATAATGGTGTCACCTTCTTTTAATGCACCTTCTTTTTCGGCTGCTTCAATCATGGATAAAGCAATCCTGTCTTTCACGGAGCTTCCCGGGTTCATGAATTCCAGTTTCACGTAAATATCTGCACTGTCATTCTCAGCTGTACGATTTAATTTTACAATCGGTGTTTCGCCAATGAGACCATTGATATTGTCAGCAACTCTCATATTAAGCCCTCCAATTCCTAGTATTTTTATAGGATTTGTTTTTAATATACGTTTAAATTGAAAAAATGTCAATCAATTCGTACTATAATTCAAGATTGGGCTGTTCATTCAATGGGGTGTTAATCCCTTCCCCTTATTCCTCACCATAAATCCATTCGATGTTCAGCTCATTCCATAAAGGGGCAGCTGACAATGAGTTATCAAGCTCGTCCATGGCTAACTCCCGCTCGACATATGGCTTTATTTCCTCATAATCAAACGTGATGGCTGGAAGTTTGCGGTGCAGATAAATAATTGCGACACCCTGATTGGTTTCAAAAGGCTCACTATATGTCCGCTCCTCCATCTGTTCTGCTTTATCCAGATAGCCATCAGGCCAAAATTGGCTTGAATTTACCAGAAACTCAAAATAACCACCTTCATCTTTTGTCTCTTCATCAATCGAGTATTCCCGAGCAAGCAAATCAAATGAGCCACCATCTTCAATTTCCTGATGCACTTTTTCTGCCGTTTCAAAATCCTCAACGACGATATGGGAAATTTGTGTTGACGCTTGAACATTATACTGATCCTGGTATTGTTCATAGTATGCGCGGACTTCCTCATCAGGTATATCGATCTCATCTGTCAGCAAGGCTTCCAATTGATAGCGGTAGATGATATCCTCCCGCCATTCTTCTTCTTTTTGCTGCGTTTCTTCCTCAGTCATAATCCCCTGCATCGTCGTTAAAAGTGCCAGTTCCCGATTAATGACTTTTTCATCTATGGTGATATTGTTTCTCTCAGCGAGCTGTTCTACTGCTTGCTGGTTTATCATATCCTCCAGCTGTTTTTCTCCATGGTTCCCGCGCAATGCTTCCGTCCATTCATCATATGAAATGGTTTCTTCACCAACGGTCGCGACGGGCTCTTTTTGGTTGATTTGACTGCCACTATCGTCAAGTGAGATCGTTTCTTCCTGACTCCAAAAAATAAATGTGGCAATATTTGTTACCAGTAAAACTGCAATAATGCCTAAAAGAAGGTTTCTGTTCATCAGCCGCTCCTTTCCATTAGTTTTCGGCAGATGCTTTAAGTGTTTCCAGTTCTTCTTCCGTTAAATGATAAACTTCATTACAGAAATGGCATGTCGCTTCTGCACTGTGATCTTCATCAATCATGTTCTGGATCTCTTCGCTTCCGAGCCCAAGGATAGACCGTTCGACACGTTCTTTGGAACATTTGCATTGAAAGCGCACGGGCAGGCGTGCATGAATCGTGACTTCTTCTTCACCAAACAGCCGCTCCAGCATTTGCTCCGGTGAATTGCCTTCTCTGACCAGGGTCGAAATCGCCGGGAATGACTGTATTTTTTCTTCAAGACGTTCAATCACTTCTTCATCAGCACCGGGCATTACTTGAATGATAAATCCGCCGGCAGCCAAAATGCTGTGATCAGAATTTACTAACACACCCGCTCCAACTGCTGAAGGTGTCTGTTCCGAGTTGGCAAAATAATAGGTGAAATCCTCTCCAACTTCTCCGGAAATAATCGGGACCTGCCCTGTAAAATGATCTTTTAATCCTAAATCTTTAACCACACTAAGCGTCCCCTCCATACCAACTGCCCTTGCAACGTCCAGTTTGCCTTGTGTATTTAAATCAAAGTCAACGTGTGGGTTTGTGACATAGCCGCGCACATCACCGGTGGCATCACTGTCAGCGATGATCGCGCCAATCGGGCCATTTCCCTCCAGTTTAACTGTCAGTGAGTCATCGCCTTTTAGCATTGCCCCCATCATCGCACTGACTGTAATGGTTCTGCCAAGGGCAGCTGAGGCAGTCGCCCAGGTGTCCTGTCTTCTTTGCGCTTCTTCGACTGTATTTGTCGAATTGATCGCATAGGCACGGACCACTCCGCCGAATGTCGTTGCTTTTACCAAATAATCTTTCATCTTAACATTTCATCTCCTTGTAAAAGATGCTCAATAATACCATTTGGACACTTAATGTTACGAATCTCTCAGCTGCTTATTCTTTTTGTGAATCAGGTGAAGTCCCTTTAACGTCAATATCTTATCAGCGTAATCAATCGTTTCAGAGGCCTCAGTAAATAGTGACGCCAATCCGCCGGTAGCTATGACTGTTGGATCGGCTCCCATTTCCTGCTTCATCCGATTGACTGTACCATCCACCTGTGAAACATATCCATAGAAAACGCCAGACTGCATCGCTTCAACTGTTGATTTTCCTATAACATTACCGGGGGTTGAATCTCAATTTTAGGCAGTTTCGAAGCCTTGCTATTGAGTGCTTCCATTGATATCAAAATGCCAGGAGCAATCAAACCGCCATAATAAGCTTTCTCATTATTAATATAACAGTAGGTCGTTGCCGTTCCAAAATCAATAATAATTAACGGCGCCCCGTATTCCTCAATTGCACCAACCGCGTTTACTATCCTGTCAGCACCAATTTCCTCAGGGTTCGGATACACCATGTTCAAATGAGAATTGACGGAGGATTTTCCAATGACCATTGGCTGCAAATGAAAATATTTTGTGCACATTTTTTCCAAAGAAAACATCATTGGGGGCACAACAGAGGAAATAATGACATCGTCAATATCCGAAAACGAAATGCCTTCATGTTCTAATAATGACTTAATAAGAACAGCAAACTCATCCTCGGTTTTATACCGGTCTGTTTTAATGCGCCATTCATGGACTAATGTATCGTCTTTAAAAACACCAAGAACGGTGTTTGTATTTCCGGCATCAAGCACAAAAAGCATTTATGACCAAACCTTCCTATACCTTTTCTATCTTTTTACTATAGCATAAAACGATGCTTGGAAAGAACAAGAAAAACTTGAATTCAACAGTTCTTTTTTATTAAAGGCTGTTGCTTTTGACACAAAATCCATAAACTCCGGAATAAAGTCTCGTTTGATTATATAGGGAAGCTTCCTGACGACGCAGCTCAGAATTTCTCAGCTTTTGAGTGGGCTCACCACGAGCCTCCTCGTTCGCAAAAACCGCTCACTGTGGGGTCTCTTTGGCTCGCTGTCCCACAGGAGTCTCACATATTTCAGCTGCTGGTGTGAATGGTTATTAACATTTATTTTCCTATATAAACAAATAAAACTGCGGTGAGCCATTTCCAGCGCAGGCAATATACGAAGACTCAGGTCAGAACAGTCACGTGTCCGAAGACCCCGCAAGAAAGCGGTCTTTGCTTTCTGAGGAGGCTGAGGCCGTGCCCATGGGAAGCGGGTTTTATTGCCGAAGCGCATTTAAGCACTTAACGATAATCAGAATGGGAGAATTTTCACTGTGTCGCAGTTTACATCAACAGCGAAGGACTAAAGCAAGTCCAAATTTACGAAAAGAGACATACAAAAAGCCTCTCATTTCCATGAGAGGCTTTTTGCTTATACGAATCAGTCTTTCTTTTCATCCGAGTCAGAAGGTTTATCTTGATTATTTTCGTCTTCTTCTTGGTCGTCTTGTTCCTCTTCTTCTTGTCTGCGCTTTTCTTCGGCCTTTGACTTGGCATCTTCATATGATTTAGGCTCAGCTTCTTCACCTTGCTTGGATTGGATGTTAACTTTTACATCTTCATCCTGTTTTTCTGAATCCGTTGTTCCAGCCGCTGGGCTGTCATCTTCTTCAGGCTCAGGAAGCACACCATCTTCAAACAGTGACTTAATCTGTCCCTTATCAAGTGTTTCAATTTCAAGTAAGGTTTGAGCCATTAATTCAAGTTTATCTTTATTCTCGGTAAGAATTTGCTTGGCACGATCATAGCAATAATTGATGAAGTTTTGCATTTCCTGATCAATTTCATATGCAATCGTGTCACTGTAATTCTGTTCGTTCTGAATGTCCCGGCCAAGGAAAACTTCTCCGCCGCCGCTTGTGAACTGCAGCGGACCAATCTTATCACTCATACCGTATTCGGTAATCATCTTACGTACAATGTTAGTTGCCTGCTGGAAGTCATTATGGGCGCCGGTACTCACTTCGCCAAACATAACTTCTTCAGCTACACGGCCGCCCAATAAACCAGTAATCTTATCGAACAATTCAGGCTTTGTAATGAACGAGCGGTCTTCTTTCGGCAGCATGACAGCATAACCGCCAGCCTGCCCACGCGGGATAATCGTTACTTTATGAACTTCATCCGCATTCTCCAGAACCTTACCGATAATGGTATGGCCGCTTTCGTGGTGGGCAACGATGTTACGTTCTTTCTCGGAAATGACCTTGCTTTTCTTAGCAGGGCCGACGATAACCCGGTCAATCGCTTCATCGACATCCACCATATCGATTTTTTCCTTATCAAAGCGTGCAGCTACAAGGGCTGCTTCATTCAACAGGTTTTCCAGATCAGCACCGGAAAAGCCTGGTGTACGCATCGCAACTGTTTTAAGATCTACTGAATCATCCAATGGTTTATCTCTTGCATGAACCTTCAGTACTTCCTGACGTCCTTTAACATCCGGACGGTTAACTGTTATCTGACGGTCAAAACGTCCCGGTCTTAACAAGGCCGGGTCAAGAATATCCGGACGGTTGGTTGCCGCAATGATAATTATGCCTTCATTGACACCAAAGCCGTCCATTTCAACGAGCAATTGGTTCAATGTCTGTTCACGTTCATCATGACCGCCGCCGAGACCGGCACCACGCTGACGTCCGACAGCATCAATTTCATCAATGAATATGATACACGGTGCATTTTTCTTGGCATTTTCAAATAAATCACGTACACGGGATGCACCGACACCTACAAACATCTCAACAAAGTCAGAACCGCTGATTGAGAAGAATGGCGTTCCTGCTTCCCCTGCCACAGCACGGGCAAGCAATGTTTTACCTGTCCCTGGAGGCCCTACCAAGAGAACCCCTTTAGGGATACGTGCTCCGACTGATGCGAACTTGCGCGGATCTTTCAGAAAATCAACAACTT
Protein-coding regions in this window:
- the folP gene encoding dihydropteroate synthase gives rise to the protein MKLTTREKTFHLDERTHIMGILNVTPDSFSDGDSYTSIDRAVKQAILMEQEGADMIDVGGESTRPDHDPVSLEEELQRVLPVIRALKENVTLPISIDTYKAETARQAIEAGADMINDVWGAKREPEIAEVAATADVPIILMHNRTNMNYRSLIDDMKQDLQESIDIATQAGVPRERIVLDPGVGFAKTSGDNLEVMNQLEQFNELGYTVLLGTSRKSFIGKILDVPPQERDNGTGATTCLGITKGIQIVRVHNVKLHVELAQMMDAMLGKQGGKRLG
- the cysK gene encoding cysteine synthase A, which codes for MRVADNINGLIGETPIVKLNRTAENDSADIYVKLEFMNPGSSVKDRIALSMIEAAEKEGALKEGDTIIEPTSGNTGIGLAMVAAAKGYKALLVMPDTMSKERRNLLRAYGAELVLTPGADAMKGAIKKAEELKQEHGYFMPQQFSNEANTEVHERTTGQEIVKQMGDGLDGFVSGIGTGGTITGAGKVLKEHFDGIKLYAVEPDDSAVLSGDSAGPHKIQGLGAGFVPDILDTAIYDETLRITNDEAFQTTREVAKQEGILGGISAGAAVAAAKKVAKQLGKGKKVLAIIPDNGERYLSTPLYQYDEE
- a CDS encoding peptidylprolyl isomerase, whose product is MNRNLLLGIIAVLLVTNIATFIFWSQEETISLDDSGSQINQKEPVATVGEETISYDEWTEALRGNHGEKQLEDMINQQAVEQLAERNNITIDEKVINRELALLTTMQGIMTEEETQQKEEEWREDIIYRYQLEALLTDEIDIPDEEVRAYYEQYQDQYNVQASTQISHIVVEDFETAEKVHQEIEDGGSFDLLAREYSIDEETKDEGGYFEFLVNSSQFWPDGYLDKAEQMEERTYSEPFETNQGVAIIYLHRKLPAITFDYEEIKPYVERELAMDELDNSLSAAPLWNELNIEWIYGEE
- the hslO gene encoding Hsp33 family molecular chaperone HslO encodes the protein MKDYLVKATTFGGVVRAYAINSTNTVEEAQRRQDTWATASAALGRTITVSAMMGAMLKGDDSLTVKLEGNGPIGAIIADSDATGDVRGYVTNPHVDFDLNTQGKLDVARAVGMEGTLSVVKDLGLKDHFTGQVPIISGEVGEDFTYYFANSEQTPSAVGAGVLVNSDHSILAAGGFIIQVMPGADEEVIERLEEKIQSFPAISTLVREGNSPEQMLERLFGEEEVTIHARLPVRFQCKCSKERVERSILGLGSEEIQNMIDEDHSAEATCHFCNEVYHLTEEELETLKASAEN
- the ftsH gene encoding ATP-dependent zinc metalloprotease FtsH, which translates into the protein MNRIFRNVIFYLLIFLVVIGVIGVFNGQNQEREQYDVQQFMNQLNSGEIDEMTMQPANGIMRITGSLSGGEEFVAQVPDTTDIVTQVTEQAQEQATLNVAEEEQPSGWVTFLTTIIPFLILGLFFFFILSQAQGGGGGRVMNFGKNKAKMYSEETNKEKVRFKDVAGADEEKQELVEVVDFLKDPRKFASVGARIPKGVLLVGPPGTGKTLLARAVAGEAGTPFFSISGSDFVEMFVGVGASRVRDLFENAKKNAPCIIFIDEIDAVGRQRGAGLGGGHDEREQTLNQLLVEMDGFGVNEGIIIIAATNRPDILDPALLRPGRFDRQITVNRPDVKGRQEVLKVHARDKPLDDSVDLKTVAMRTPGFSGADLENLLNEAALVAARFDKEKIDMVDVDEAIDRVIVGPAKKSKVISEKERNIVAHHESGHTIIGKVLENADEVHKVTIIPRGQAGGYAVMLPKEDRSFITKPELFDKITGLLGGRVAEEVMFGEVSTGAHNDFQQATNIVRKMITEYGMSDKIGPLQFTSGGGEVFLGRDIQNEQNYSDTIAYEIDQEMQNFINYCYDRAKQILTENKDKLELMAQTLLEIETLDKGQIKSLFEDGVLPEPEEDDSPAAGTTDSEKQDEDVKVNIQSKQGEEAEPKSYEDAKSKAEEKRRQEEEEQDDQEEDENNQDKPSDSDEKKD